A stretch of Myxococcus hansupus DNA encodes these proteins:
- a CDS encoding RNA polymerase sigma factor, which yields MQACALPPLSELYSEHRPRALAIARRIVGDTADAEDVVQDVFARLARRSPGYGGRAAWSTWLHRVMVNSSINWLRARKRRDRLSHEAQEPLSPEALAVGAEMERHFGEALEDINEQQRQVLYLREVRGLSYPEIARLLRIPEGTVKSTLHRARQRTLSLMEERGQQP from the coding sequence ATGCAGGCATGCGCGCTTCCGCCACTGTCCGAGTTGTATTCCGAGCACCGTCCTCGCGCCTTGGCCATTGCCCGGCGCATCGTCGGTGACACCGCCGACGCCGAGGACGTGGTGCAGGACGTCTTCGCCCGGCTCGCCCGGCGCTCACCCGGCTACGGGGGCCGCGCGGCCTGGAGCACCTGGCTGCACCGGGTGATGGTGAACAGCAGCATCAACTGGCTGCGCGCGAGAAAGCGCCGGGACAGGTTGAGCCACGAGGCCCAGGAGCCGCTGTCTCCCGAGGCGCTCGCCGTGGGCGCGGAGATGGAGCGCCACTTCGGAGAGGCCCTGGAGGACATCAACGAGCAGCAGCGGCAGGTGCTCTACCTGCGCGAGGTGCGCGGCCTGAGCTACCCGGAAATCGCCCGGCTGCTGCGCATCCCCGAAGGCACGGTGAAGAGCACCCTTCACCGTGCCCGCCAGCGCACGCTGTCCCTCATGGAGGAGCGTGGCCAGCAGCCCTGA